TGTTCATGATAAAACccttccacaacacacacacacacggttattTCACTGTATTAGTCAAGACACCTCTTATATCAGCTTTTGATTTAACACCAAATCTAACGGCTTTAAATCTATCCATCCAATCCATGgtcaaataactaaaaaaaaagaaataattctaTTACACAATTAATGGCATACTTATATAACATTTGAAACCACAACTTGAACGTGACAAAATCAAACGAGATTAAttggaaaaacattttatttgtagttgttgtttttttaatttcaaacagaCTTTTCAAAACCCAATTGCCAGATATGCATGTTTACAATGTAAGATCTTGCTAATGGATGGGAATATTAGTTCATGACTGTACCTCGAGAAGCTAAAACAGCCATCATGTCAGCAGAAGaagagagacgagagagagagaggagagaagggagagagagagagagggaggagaggagagagagcgagaagagAACCTGTTTTAAACACTCTACAAGCCACAGGCAGCTGACGATTCATTTAGTTTCAGCACAACACAAATTCCAAAGGGGCACAAAAGCAACGTCGAGCGTCAGCCCAGAACGATTCGAGCGTCTGTAATATTTGTTCTTCTGATGTTGAGCTGAAGCCAGGGACACTGGAGTGCAGGGAAACTCATCAGCTCTATTCAACTACACAAACCACTCGTTCCTAGTTAACAGTCTGAGAAATAAATGTACACATTATCATGATCACCGTAATCATACACTCGCTGTAGTCTGAACTCTAAAGTCCGTGTTTAGTGGTGTTAGACAGGACTTCCCATTGGTCCTTATGGGAGGCATGAGTGACAGGTCCATCAGCCAATGGCTGACTCTGATCAACTGGAGGGGAAATTAAGCTCCtcccccaaataaaataaaacggtcatggaggaaaacaaaaggaAACCTAGAGGAGCTGCAGTGGGCGGAgacagagaggtgtgtgtgtgtgtgtgtgtgtgtgtgtgtttgctggatCCAGTGGTTGTGGTCAGAACCTCTCCGCTGCCGGCAGCGTCCGACTCACTTCAGAAGAGCTTTAATAGCATCGCTCTCAGCCGCCTCGAACGCACTGAGACCATCCGGACCTTTCCGATCCTTATCAGCACCctagaggaacacacacacacacacacacacacacacacgcacacacacacagattaaacaCACCTGCAGCAAGTCCTGCAGCAGAAACATAAACAATCATACACAATAGCATTCATCCTAATTAACCCACAGGTTCAcaagcggtgtgtgtgtgtgtgtgtgtgtgtgtgtgtcacacactTACACAACACTGTGGTGCTTCAAGACCAAACTACTCTTACACACGTCTCTAAAACACACATTAACCACTTAGTTACACAACACTACAGTATACAACAAAACCTGTTATTATCTTCAAATCATTTTTTCTGTGATTGGTCTGATAACCGTTGTGATTGTGACACATAAGAAAAATCCCCGGGTTTGCTGCGATTCATTGTTGGGctgcacacaatttagcctaaAATGTTTGATAATATATTATGATGGctttattattattgccataagtactaataaactaaAATTTTGCTATTTTAAAACAGTCGTACTATCGTATAATTGCAATACTAATATTTAGTATAAATACAACCTTTCATCGGTCCATGTGGAAGAAAAGTTGTGTTTGTGAGGCTACAGCAAGCAGTTTACAGGAAGAAAAGCTGCATTTCTTTGCATTGCTTGTGATAAACTGTACAAGTTCTGTGTAGATTTTTTGAGGAGTTTCTCCTGACAATAGTCTAATAACAaaaagcatgattagcatgtggctagcatgtctctagcatgattagcatgttgcaagCATGTTTTtggcatgtttctaacatgattagcaagtgactagcatgtcgctagcatgttgtagcatgattagcatgttgctagcatgtttctagcatgattagcatgttgctagtatgtcactagcatgtttctagcatgattatcatgcgaccagcatgtttctagcatgattagcatgtttctagcctgtttctagcatgactggcatgtctctagcatgttgctagcatgactagcaagtgattagcatgtcattagcatgattagcaagtgactagtatgttattagcatgttgttagcatgattagcaaagttactagcatgttgttagcatgattaacaagagACTAGCatattgttagcatgattagcatgtctgtagcatgttttagcatgtttttaacatgattaacaaAATGTCTAGAATTTTGTTAGCATGAATAGCAAGAAAAGCTGCATTTCTTTGCATTGCTTGTGATAAACTGTAAAAGTTCTCTGTGTCCATTTTTCAAGGAGTTTCTCCTGACAATAatctaataacaaaaataattcgGTAgaccaaaaatatacatttttttatgtaaaaaatattgacATTCTTGTGCTTCTGCTCTCTTCCACAAACATGCAGCTCAGTGAAACctgtttctgtgtgaatggcccctaattctgcacttttatccaaaataaccaGACTTCACGTGAGCCAAAGTTCTGCTGGATTTCACAAGACATCATTCAAGAAATAAAGAACAATTTACAGCAGATTAGCCTTCCTCCTGACCAATAAGAGCTGGTTACAGCCAATCTCATGCAAAATCTACAGGAGCCAAGCATGAGTCTAATCGAACGTCTCGCTGgcctttacagaaatattatCCTCCGAGCGGATCGATGCGGTGTATTGACCCTCACTGAATTAttcctcttcacacacacacacacacacacacacacacacacacacacacacacaccggtcagagctGGAGGATTCAGAGCCCAAACCCAAGGTCATCAAACATCTGAAGAGCCGtggatttctgtaaaaaaaaggcCAGCGGCCACCGAACACACACCTCTTCATTCTTTAGTTTCACATCTCTCGCCTCATAAAAAAACATCTGTTCAGCTCGCTGTCTATTCTCAGCACTGATGCATGCTGGGTAGAAACTCACGACACAAAACCATATCAGCATTAATAAAAGTCTGTCGAATGTAGACTGTGAGGATCATTAATCCTCCTTACAAATCATCCACTCAGCACACATTTTAAAACAGCTGACTACACAACCATGACTTCATTAGCATATCATTTGCATATCAGCAACTATTGGCCATTCAGCAGCTGTGGAGCGTTTAACGAGCCAATCACAAAGCTCTTTAACAGGTCGAGATCTTAAAGATACAGTGGCTTTATTTTAGGGATGATGGTGAAAAACTAAATTATCTATTAAATTGagttgattaaaataatatttaaaatagcaaaTGAGATATGTAAAGCTAATTTTAtctaaaaaagttatattttcaaGGGTATCAACAGAATAAAGCATTtacttatatatacacacatatatatataactgataacaaatagtttaaaacaatatatattttttcatttattattgttaaagaaATTAGactagaaatgtaaaatatatttatgactgATTACACcccaaaaattcaaaaatgtaattattaacagGCTATTAAAcgaataaacctttttttttaattacttttatttctAAGCTTTAGTTTATCTTCATTTGACATATTGAAGTACTTTAATTTGCATATCAACATCTCTGGGGCTGGGTTGGTTGCTGCTCATTTCGTATGCGAAGAGGTCAGCCAATCACATCACAGAGATCTTAAAGgtacagctgtaaaaaaaaaaagactgttacATTTTAAGAATCTTCATAGAACACCAAATTAACTATTAAATGATGACTTGGCTAATGTTTTAAACGTTCTTCAGTGGGGAGATAAAATGCTCGAAATGTGTCGAATATAAgctaatataagaataaaatgaaTGACATGATTCAGCTGGTGGTAGTTATGGAAGTTTTACTTCCTGTTCAGAGCATctgacaactaaaaaaaaaagaggaagtgcTTTTTATCACTCCTTTTTTTTCGATGTCAGTTATGTGACTCTTTCTTGCATCTGCCATGTTTCTGAGCATCAGAGTGAGAAAGTGAAGAAGGTGAATACAATCAGACATCAACAGATGACGAGGAAATAAACACTGATCATTGGATTCAATCCATCTCCagattagtttatttgttttttaatgccaTTCCTGCTTCAGTGGCTACTTTCACGCTGAAAAtcattgttaaaatgtaaaatatacactaaattaatttaaaatgttattttttaaaatcattttaattgattGGTTTCAGTTCATTTGATTTGACTTATTTGATTACAATGCCTCTGCAATGAGctgaaattaaattagttttattcattttttttatttatttatatgcattaaatttaaattaaattgcatttagtTTATAATAACATTTGGTTTTAGTTAATAACAATCTGGTACAAATAAAACCACGAGAGTGAGGTTCTTGAGGTAAAGTGTTCATGTGTGATGTTTTTCAGATTCACAGATTGATTTCGGGTGTGAACTGAACACCCACAATCCTGTGAGACAACAATTCAACACCACCAACATAGAAAAGATGCATTTCTATGTCCACAGTCAAACACATTTCTGGTAATTAAAACAGgcaaatctaataaaaaataatatgaaacatCCTAATTTGTTGAAATTAACAATAAGACTTTTGACAATAAGattttctgattattaaaataaataatattaacaataatacaactattttaaaggggaaagctaaattaaaatctaaattaaattaatgttaataaaattaattaataatagggcactgttactgaaaaaaaaaaacaattaaacaattaaaaccagaaaaataaatcaaaccatTAAATctagaaataattaaaacagaaaacacaaaattcggatataaatttaaaaatatggaaatttaaatagaattttgaaacaaacaaaaaatctgtcATAGGAccctaaaaaagtttttttttgttattgtgaaCTTTTAGTAAATTGCTGTTAAATTGCATTTGCATAATGTTTCATGACTGCAATTAATTAAGTTTTGATTACGGACACCATTAAAACATCCAGAAAGACCAGAAAGCTTAAAATGTGGGGATAAAATAACAtctggaaaaaaatcataaaaaaataatattttatatatatatatatatatatatatatatatatatatatatatatattttttttttttttttttttttttcacaggcccCTATAACTGGCTGTTTCTTAAAGACTGGATTTAACTCTTCAGCATGTTCCTGTGTGCATGCAGGACGACACCAGAAAGTGATCCGATGGGGATTTGGGTGGAGAATAAGCTGAAATATTCCTGATCAGCTCCTGCGGGACGTCCTGAGCACATCAGAGAGGGTCTGAGTGAAGAATGTGCAGCGCTGTACTGCGTTATAAACCCTGTCTGACCCTGCGGACGCTTTCAGCTTTTAAACCTCAAACAAAAAGCCCTTTCTCTGAACGCTGACACAATATACACAACACAACACGAGCGCAGAAACGCACAGCCAGCAGAGATTCGGAGCGCTTGCGTTTACACCTGCATCATTCAGAACAGGACACTTCCTAAACGAGGCAACACGAGGCACCAGAGGAAGTCCAGATAAGATGTTCACATATCTCGAggaacattaaagggttagttcacccaaaaaatgaaaattaggctgtgttttatTCAAtcccgaggcatcctaggtgtatatgagtTATATATAAAAGCTGTTTCATGGCACTCggcgggtgttgcatgcatcagtccaaaagaagtgaaataaaaaacagCCATCCATAAAACAAAAAAGTCCCATCAAACAGCTTAAAAGatcacagacatttttttttactataactccgactggatttgtctgaaagaagaaagtcacatgcacctaagattttcatttttggttgaactgatCCAAAAAAGTCACTTTAATATAGATTTCAACTGATGCATGTGATAGGCGTGTTTATACTGGCTATTTtctatttacaattattaaattatttaaataacccAAAATTATTTccaattaataaaaagttaaatatattcaattttaaatatgattcatttcattagaattttatattatatatatacatatatatagtcaGTAACTAGtgataaactactactaaatatattttagaaacttaatttctctgtaaagctgctttgcaacggtttgcattgtgaaaagcgctatacaaatatatatatatataagagtcttgcctattttttgtttattaggtTACAATtcctaaacaaataaaacataatattatgtttgttaacatttaattaacattttttatttatatttaatgttaatttgtatctacatattaagcaaaaatacCAATAATTTAtctaatataataacattttatatgattttcatttggatttggattattccgaaatgcacacaaatatattgatatttaatcttaaaatattttttgttgaataTCTAGCCAGACAAAGTGGTACATTGTATTAATACAAAAATGATTGCTTAATATATTCATTGTTTGTtataaatatctaatatttcaataattaaccaaacaaaacaaaaatattgtaaatgtatttatataatactgaattattttaattatatcatttaagagttttttttgttttgtttttagtgtttCATAATGTGAATCACTCAATTATTCCACAATAGGCACAGActgtttgtgcatttttttttattttatttcatcaacAAACCATTATTGTTGAATGTCCACGGGAAAATTGTGATATTTATCATTACTGTCATCTATTATATCATACTGTGATATAAGACTGTGCTGAGCCGCCcacctctatctctctctctctcacacacacacacacacactgcatcacTACCTTTTCTAGAAGAATCTTGACGCAGGTCACATGACCCTCGTAGGTAGCAGACAGCAGCGGAGTGATGCCGTGTTTATCTGGAGCCTGTCGAGAAGAACACAGCAGAATTATCGTTTCAAACAGCATCTATGCatcagatggagagagagatgcatgctgggaaatcATGCGTATTCACAAGTCACTTATCTCAGGAGCataaatctatttatataaataaatcattttaatttagttaacttGATCAAATAtctacaacttaaaataaaaataaatattaatgaacaaACTTggtctttattattttaaattagtgcattataatttaaataaatagtattaaataTAACCATTAAACATACATactgtcattttaataatttatttataatatgcatataataatatattaatgattattttgtttttgtagtatttaattTGATTAGATTATCCCAAAAAAGGCACAAATAGATAATATTTGTGATACTATCTGATACTatacaaaaactaaattactaaagcTTTAGTTATCTTATttgataattacatttcttttatattcgctaaaaaaactttttcttatctttttttgaCCCTAACTCTAGCATTTTCTACTCTACTGTAAATCTATTtagcttttatatataaaaaaattatatatatatttttttactttgtatgtgtgtttatatttatattatattatgttttctCCTCGAATTCTGCTGAAGTCGACATGCTGACGGTTTGATGCTATCAGGTGTGCAGGACTTATATCTGCTCTGACTCCAcatggtaaacacacacacacacacacacacacacacacacagcaggaggACAGTTACGTTCACATCGGCTCCTTTAGACAGCAGAAACTCCAGCATCTCGGTCTGACCGCAGTCTGCAGCGTAATGAAGCGGCTTGCGTCCTCCCTCCAGAGTCCTGTTCACATCCTCCGCCtgcacaacaacacacacaacacactgcaTGTTTAACACCACTAAGGAAACTGTAGGCATTAGAAATAATGGCTAGAAtattcattatcattatttaatataattatagaaataatttattatttttaaattatttatttgtttttataacaataatatatttggATTACACTATCTTAAGTTAGCGTtcatcattaaatatatatttttacagaatttagaattatttattattttatataataaatataataatattaaattatataaccTAATTGGGTTAGggttcattattaaataaaaaaattgaaagaaaataaaaataataaaaagatgggGTCACAAATTGTCTTtagcatatatatttaataataatatgtattattcaaTATAATTATATTGAATAGTGAATACATCAATGTTCAATATAAttgcataaatttaaaaaaaaagtttatggttAAGGATACttcagtcattataataaaacaggatattaaataatattatattattaaatataattatataaatagtttACTATAAGTTTTAactataaatagtaataaaataatattaaatacattataatacattataaatttatattaaatatgagtaatttaattttatggtaaatataataaactataataaaagtaataataataataataatatgtatgttATTACAGATATTCTTAAAgagtataaatattataatttaatatatatatatatatatatatatatatatatatatatatatatatatatatatatatatatatatatatattataatcgtTCACTGCCAAAATAGACATAAATAGATGATTTAATACATAGAAATCACAAAACAAGCATATGATGTCATCTGAAGTCATCTATAAGACCTTCCTCAATTGTTCAGaggatgtttatttctttaaaataaatatatttcttatagAAGCACTGCTTTTGCTCTTTTTTGAATTTTTTCTACATTATTTGTACCATTTACATTATGTAATAATCACTCCACTGTGTGTGGgatgtagctgtgtgtgtgagtctatAGCGTGAACCTCAAGGCTTTTATTCCTTAAGAAGATGATGAGCAgcacattcacacagaaaaccaTCATGTGAACCTGCTGTGAGTGTGAAGTGAGGTAGACCACTGAGCTAAACATatcacaaccacacacacacacacacacagaagacaaAACACTGAGCGTCACGAGTGACTCCTGAGCTCATCTGATCTCATCTGACGGCTAAAGTGATGAAGGTGAGATGCTCTGAGGCTGAGGCGCTGAACCACacgactcacacacacacagctggtgtCCTGGAGTTCCTCCTGCTCCTctgatataatgtgtgtgtgtgtgtgtgtgtgtgtgtgtgaatgaatgagagaaagagagaagtggagatgtaacgattcactaaaaacacaatttaattttttttacaaaattagatttaagacaaattataaattgtgatcaaatgtgtccttttatcatcacttggacaaaatgctgcacattctTTGTTTAAAACCACTATAATAATacagcacttgcatattattgctcttttgttggttttgattgcttctattgtcctcatttgtaagtcgctttggataaaagcttctactaaataaccaaatttaaatataatttaaataacaaaagtaaactgaattaaaaaaagccccaaatcaaataaataacactaataatctcttcatataaacaaaacgaGGCACTGTGTgccatttccatttaaaatgagaggcaaccactgcatttcaaTCATGATCCAAAACCGAGATGCAGCATAGATGCACCACGAGCCGTTTTTAATCTGAATTAGAGACTGTATCATTTCCAAATCTGAAGCAAAAACAAAATGGTTTGACTTGAGTTTTGCAgaactatacttaaaaaaaaatatctgaatgagacgcagattcactctctgacagcaggtggagcttaaagcgtttccttggttaccactatAAACAAAGCACTTACGAACACAGaggcaggtggagcttaaagcgtttccttggttaccgctgtaaacaaagcacttgtgaacaccaCGGCAGGTggtgcttaaagcgtttccttggttaccgctgtaaacaaagcacttacgaACACCACGGCAGGTGGAGCTtgaagcgtttccttggttaccgctgtaaacaaagcacttacgaACACCGAGGCAGGTGGAGcgtaaagcgtttccttggttaccgctgtaaacaaagcacttacgaACACCacggcaggtggagcttaaagcgtttccttggttaccgctgtaaacaaagcacttacgaacaccgcagcaggtgtagcttaaagcgtttccttggttaccgctgtaaacaaagcacttacgaACACCacggcaggtggagcttaaagcgtttccttggttaccgctgtaaacaaagcacttacgaACACCacggcaggtggagcttaaagcgtttccttggttaccgctgtaaacaaagcacttacgaACACCacggcaggtggagcttaaagcgtttccttggttaccgctgtaaacaaagcacttacgaACACCacggcaggtggagcttaaagcgttcaTATAAACTCCTAGCCCTAAATAAATcgtgatttgtttagcatctcaaccgatttgaatcttcacatattttaattgattttcaacTGGCTCGtggttaatcgttacatccctagtgaGAAGTGTATACAGTTTACACACTTAACAGATGACCTACAgcccagagtgtgtgtgtgacatttccTGAACCTCTTTAAACCGTAAATAAACCACCGCATACACAGAACAAAACTGTTATGATAATACCTGCACGATTACTGTATCATCAGACAAACACTGAAATACTGACTGATTTGTCTTTATAATCTGTCATTAAAAGTAAATTCATGCTCAGCCTCATGAAACAACTTTCTAtttctgatgacatcatcagtTCCTGTTTTCCTATTGGATAATGCTCCAGGAGCAAAACTGACTCCTGAAAAGTCTTTAAAAGAGAAGAACtacaaaaacaaatgcacacacacacaaaagatgaAATAATCAGCTAGTCGTTGACAGTAGTTGAAGTCACGTTACTGAAATCTAATTCATTATGAAccatgtttcatgttgactttaataacAAACATCCTAGTGCTGTTGTTCTACTGGATCAAACATGGTTCAAACAGAAAACCGTCGAGAAAAAAATCCACCTGTTGCCTGTTACCATTAACAAAAAGTGCCACAGTATGTTTCTGAAAATACTGTCATGACAATGTTTTGTTTCTTAACTAACTCATGActcatttctgtatttttgtgatcaaatcaCATTTGTGTTTTCATAAACAATTTCTCTTTTCAGCTGACATCACCAATCCTTTTTATTCCAATTGGATAATGCTTCAGGAGGAAAAacaatatatagatagatagatagtattttAAGGGTCTATAAACCTTCACGAGCTGTCAGACCTTTTTGGATATTTAAGTGAATGAATGTGAtgatatggtgtgtgtgtgcctcACCTTCACCAGCAGAGTCTTCACTTCATCCAGATCTCCATTCTTCAGGGCCCACATCAACTCCTTATCCCCCAtgtcacctgaaacacacacacacacacacacacacacacacacacacacacacacacacacacacacacacacacacacacacacacacacacacacacacacacacacacacacacacacacacacacacacacacacacacacacacacacacgcacagaatgAGACTGTATTATAGGCCTGCGCTCGTAAACTGGTCCTCGCCTGCGCTGCGGGTGTTATCTCATTCCCTTGACTGTTTAACGGGTGTGTGAAGCAGCTCCGCGGATAACTCACCGGGTTTCGGGTGTTTTTCGGATTTGACAGAAAGTTTGTGATCAGACACTGACGGGATCCGCCTGAACTGCAGCGACTAGCGGCACGCACTTCCGCTATCACTCTAGCGCCCACATACacttcagaataagagtccccTCCCACACCCACCAGCTCTGGCTCGATACAAGCCTACATTACATATAAGGTGGATTCACTAGACAAAGGGAATACACAGGCATCAAACACGTTTCGATGATAATTGGGTgatattcaatataataataatagaaaataattaaaccGGGATGATTCCCTAAGGCATAAACTTGGCCTGTgccatttcaaaataagagtctcgTTTTTTCACTCACTAAATTTGCTGTAATATAAATCATGTTGCGCTAagtaaatatacaaacaaatataaGAGAGAAATCCAACTGTAAAAACCTGAGAGATTGTACAGTTTGGAGTTATTAATGTTTGAGTTTCAGATGTGCCAGTGCCAAACTTCATAAATCAGAGATTAAATGGATCAAACTTAGTTTGTGTTCTGAAGGGGAAAAGTATTAGTCATTCTGACAAATATAATGATTGGAGGTGCTGCAGTGTTAATATAATAGACTAgtaattttcataaatattactactgtctgtctgtctagtgGTAGCTATTACAAATCTGTATTgtcatgtaaatgttttattcatatatgctagttagttgtttattattttctgtggtgtttcatgaattaaataataaataaattataaaaatagttgTGAATATGCATATTCCAGCTAACAAAAATGTTCCACAAACGTTTTGCTAATGTTGTCATTAA
Above is a window of Carassius auratus strain Wakin unplaced genomic scaffold, ASM336829v1 scaf_tig00029205, whole genome shotgun sequence DNA encoding:
- the LOC113079783 gene encoding myotrophin, with amino-acid sequence MGDKELMWALKNGDLDEVKTLLVKAEDVNRTLEGGRKPLHYAADCGQTEMLEFLLSKGADVNAPDKHGITPLLSATYEGHVTCVKILLEKGADKDRKGPDGLSAFEAAESDAIKALLK